The following proteins come from a genomic window of Aphelocoma coerulescens isolate FSJ_1873_10779 chromosome 18, UR_Acoe_1.0, whole genome shotgun sequence:
- the AANAT gene encoding serotonin N-acetyltransferase, which produces MSALSALPFLKPVHLRSPRSSPGGQRRHTLPASEFRCLSPEDAVSVFEIEREAFISVSGDCPLHLDEIRHFLNLCPELSLGWFEEGRLVAFIIGSLWDQERLSQAALTLHKPQGSAVHIHVLAVHRTVRQQGKGSILMWRYLQHLRCLPFARRALLMCEAFLVPFYQKCGFEALGPCEVTVKDLAFVEMQHPVRGHAFMRRNSGC; this is translated from the exons atgtcgGCGCTCAGCGCGTTGCCCTTCCTGAAGCCGGTCCACCTACGGTCGCCCCGCAGCTCGCCCGGGGGCCAGCGCCGGCACACGCTGCCCGCCAGCGAGTTCCGCTGCCTCAGCCCCGAGGATGCCGTCAGCGTGTTCGAGATCGAGCGCGAAG CCTTTATATCGGTCTCTGGGGACTGTCCCCTGCACCTGGATGAGATCCGCCACTTTCTGAacctgtgcccagagctgtccctcggCTGGTTTGAGGAAGGGCGGCTTGTGGCGTTCATCATCGGCTCCCTCTGGGACCAGGAGAGGCTCAGCCAG GCAGCGCTGACCCTGCACAAGCCGCAGGGCTCGGCCGTGCACATCCACGTGCTGGCCGTGCACCGCACCGTccgccagcagggcaagggctcCATCCTGATGTGGCGCTACCTGCAGCACCTGCGCTGCCTGCCCTTCGCCCGCCGCGCCCTGCTCATGTGCGAGGCCTTCCTCGTGCCCTTCTACCAGAAGTGCGGCTTCGAGGCGCTGGGGCCCTGCGAGGTGACGGTGAAGGACCTGGCCTTCGTGGAGATGCAGCACCCCGTGCGGGGACACGCCTTCATGCGCAGGAACAGCGGCTGCTGA